The stretch of DNA CCGTGCATTCCATGTATTGGAGGAAATCAACGTAAGGCCGCAGATTTCGTACCTGACGAAGATTAGAAACAAAGACGAGGAACCGAAACAGGAAACACGTCAGGAGTCACAAGCATAGTCATTTTGATTTATGGGGATGTATGGCTGATATTGCAAACAATTGGCTGCAACAAACTGTAAATCGTTTTCTAACAACCAGCAATTAATTCAGTAATAATATGTCGCATGTAACATCAGCCGTAAGAACTCCGCTCGTCACTGGTGGCAAGACCTACGCCGACGTGACGGAGGACATCAGCAGACAGGTTGAAGGGCGTCCTACCCGTGAGTGGACGATTGCTTTTACCATCTCGGTGATTGTACTCATCTACGGATTTGCCTGCGTGTTCTGGACCTGGTGGGAAGGTTTGGGCGTTTGGGGCCTGAATAAAACCGTTGGCTGGGCGTGGGACATCACCAACTTCGTATGGTGGGTAGGTATCGGTCATGCCGGTACGCTGATCTCAGCCATTCTGCTGCTGTTTCGTCAGAAGTGGCGGACGGCTGTAAACCGCTCAGCGGAAGCCATGACCATTTTCGCCGTTATTTGCGCGGCCAGTTTCATTATCATGCACATGGGCCGTCCGTGGCTGGCTTACTGGGCACTCCCTCTGCCAAACACGTTTGGTTCATTATGGGTGAATTTTAAGTCGCCACTTGTTTGGGACGTATTTGCCATCAGTACTTATTTTACTGTGTCTTTGGTATTCTGGTACATGGGCCTGTTGCCTGATCTGGCAACTATCCGTGACCGGGCACGCAGCAAAGTGTCACGCTATATTTATGGTGCGTTTTCGTTAGGCTGGAATGGTTCTGCTAAAACCTGGGCGCGTTATGAATACATGAGCCTGATTCTGGCGGGTCTGTCTACTCCGCTCGTATTATCAGTTCATACGATTGTAAGTATGGACTTTGCAACGTCCGTAATTCCAGGCTGGCACACGACTATCTTCCCACCGTACTTTGTGGCTGGTGCTATCTTCTCGGGCTTTGCGATGGTGCAGAACCTGATGTTGATTATCCGTGTGGTGTTCAAACTCGAAGATTACATTACAGTCGAGCATATTGAGTCGATGAATAAAATCATCACGCTCACCGGTTCGATTGTAGGGGTTGCTTACCTGACAGAGTTTTTCATCGCATGGTATTCGGGTGTTGAATTTGAAAGTTACGCATTCATCAACCGGGCAACCGGGCCGTATTGGTGGGCTTACTGGGCCATGATGACCTGCAATGTGATTTCGCCACAGTTGTTCTGGTCTCGGGCCATTCGACGGAGCGTTGTCTGGACGTTCACCTTGTCGGTTGTTGTGAACATTGGTATGTGGTTCGAGCGGTTTGTGATTATTGTTACGTCGCTGCACCGCGATTACCTGCCGTCGAGTTGGGCAATGTTCCACCCTACACTTTTCGACATCAGCGATTATATCTTCTCGTTTGGGTTGTTTTTTACACTGTTTCTACTTTTCTCGAAATTCCTGCCTGTTGTTAATATGGCGGAGGTGAAGACGATCATTAAGTCGTCTTCAGAAAAACTGCCTGCTTCAGTATCGGGAGTGGCAAAGGGAGAGCGCGTTACGAGTCCAACCTTTAACAAGAGTGCAGAGTAAACTTTAAAATTCTGCTAAATATTGCTCTGAGCAATATTTAGCAGAATTGAAACTGAACCATCACTATGTCAGACGTAACTAATAACAGTAAATTTCTGGTCGGTATTTACGACGACGATGATGTTGTACTTCATGCCGTTAAAGAAGTTAAAACGGCTGGTGTCCGTATCCACGAAGTATATACGCCATTTCCCATTCACGGATTAGACGTTGCACTGGGGCATCCACGCACTCGTTTGGGTATAGCTGCTTTTCTGTTCGGATTATCGGGTACTATTACGGCCCTAACTTTGACTGCCTACACGGAAAGCTTCGACTGGCCGATGATCGTAGGTGGTAAAGATTCATACTCGCCGATTGTATATGTACCGGTAATTTTTGAACTGACGGTATTATTCTGTGCATTAGGTATGGTTGGTACTTTCTTGGTATCAAATGGATTAGGCCCAACCGTAAAGCCATTAATGTACGATCTGCGTACAACGGACAACAAATTTGCAATGGCTATCGATCTGAGCAAAAATAGTCTTGGCGAAGGTGACATTGAACGGATTTTAAAGAATTCGGGAGCCGCTGAGGTAAACATCAAGCAGTTTTAATCGGCAGAAGCAAGAAAATGAGTAAACATACAACGATTACCACACTGGTTGCAGTTGGGCTGCTTTTGGGAGGAGTTTCCTGTAAGCGTAGCCATAACGATACGGGGTTGGAGTTTGCCCCGCAGATGTACGATGCAGTTGGTTATGAGCCATACCGGCAAATACGTCCGAATACGATAAACCCATATGGGCTGAACATGCGTGATCCTGCTCGGGGAACGGTGTCTCGCGCCAACTACCGTACCACATTCGGGACGGGAGATAGCGCAACGACTGATCTGATGGTGTACAATATTCCTAAAGACAGCATCTCAATAGCTGAGCGCACGTTGACCAATCCTATTCCGGAGACTGAAAAATCCCTTGAAG from Spirosoma montaniterrae encodes:
- the nrfD gene encoding NrfD/PsrC family molybdoenzyme membrane anchor subunit; protein product: MSHVTSAVRTPLVTGGKTYADVTEDISRQVEGRPTREWTIAFTISVIVLIYGFACVFWTWWEGLGVWGLNKTVGWAWDITNFVWWVGIGHAGTLISAILLLFRQKWRTAVNRSAEAMTIFAVICAASFIIMHMGRPWLAYWALPLPNTFGSLWVNFKSPLVWDVFAISTYFTVSLVFWYMGLLPDLATIRDRARSKVSRYIYGAFSLGWNGSAKTWARYEYMSLILAGLSTPLVLSVHTIVSMDFATSVIPGWHTTIFPPYFVAGAIFSGFAMVQNLMLIIRVVFKLEDYITVEHIESMNKIITLTGSIVGVAYLTEFFIAWYSGVEFESYAFINRATGPYWWAYWAMMTCNVISPQLFWSRAIRRSVVWTFTLSVVVNIGMWFERFVIIVTSLHRDYLPSSWAMFHPTLFDISDYIFSFGLFFTLFLLFSKFLPVVNMAEVKTIIKSSSEKLPASVSGVAKGERVTSPTFNKSAE
- a CDS encoding DUF3341 domain-containing protein, translated to MSDVTNNSKFLVGIYDDDDVVLHAVKEVKTAGVRIHEVYTPFPIHGLDVALGHPRTRLGIAAFLFGLSGTITALTLTAYTESFDWPMIVGGKDSYSPIVYVPVIFELTVLFCALGMVGTFLVSNGLGPTVKPLMYDLRTTDNKFAMAIDLSKNSLGEGDIERILKNSGAAEVNIKQF
- a CDS encoding c-type cytochrome, whose product is MSKHTTITTLVAVGLLLGGVSCKRSHNDTGLEFAPQMYDAVGYEPYRQIRPNTINPYGLNMRDPARGTVSRANYRTTFGTGDSATTDLMVYNIPKDSISIAERTLTNPIPETEKSLEEGKVLYGRYCVHCHGEGGKGDGLVGKEYKGVPSYSADAYKTMNDGHIYHVITHGKGRMWPHGSQMTPEERWKIVQYVHKLQQG